In Carya illinoinensis cultivar Pawnee chromosome 10, C.illinoinensisPawnee_v1, whole genome shotgun sequence, one DNA window encodes the following:
- the LOC122279565 gene encoding protein FAR1-RELATED SEQUENCE 5-like, with translation MISKNCPEVGDVGSEAEIVTENENENVEEECDVDVDVEEWGNVIFSSNSGPLEPFIGMKFDDVEDVQAFYKAYARRRGFSMRTNHTRLSKEEKKLIAVDYVCSREGFRRESRKQKERTIPEPAETKIGCKAIMAIRKDGEQWAVTKFVPEHNHELLTPRSTSLLRRHRGVTRAQKKLILTLNESGVPTRKIMSVLSKESGGDFNVGCIGKDVENFLGNKRRKLFEEGDAQRLYAYFLDRQCKEPGFVYSMQVDENGCMGSCFWADARSRAAYQYFGDVLTFDATYLTNIYKMPFVPFSGVNHHHQTIMFGCTLLVNETAESYTWLLRTWQEAMLGKAPKTIITDDDKAMAKAIVEVLPNTTHRLCLWHILQKFPEHLAHVYNKFPDFQKDFRHCIHETITIDEFEEEWTSILLKYGLIDNTWLQNLYNRREMWVPAYLRSTFCAGMSTTQRSESMNKFFKDYVRSSTMVSDFVHQYEKALNARYFKEKEKDVRTISTRAILKTGYKIEEEAALVYTRKSFMKFQDELFSSQRYKSTKFQSDGESKTYGVTPQCKESPVYYVTLESGQEKATCTCHMYEFMGIICRHILCVFGKKFKLDMLPRQYILERWTVNAKSRAILEIPTSEAHVTTQDDPTMRKSKLAMQFYEILELGSQSIQKFNHLSLALDKVHKELLLIEDGQEKNSTNDSAMLRSQVVSNFSQMIQDPPRVPTKGRPKSLRNKNPKETQPPKKRHCSICKNEGHTKNNCPSVRDFGHTTDNVSQNLDQNLDL, from the exons atgataagtaaaaattgtcCAGAAGTTGGAGATGTAGGTTCTGAGGCTGAAATTGTGACTGaaaatgagaatgaaaatgTGGAAGAAGAATGTGATGTAGATGTGGATGTGGAAGAATGGGGGAATGTGATTTTCTCTTCTAATAGTGGTCCTTTAGAGCCATTTATCGGTATGAAATTTGATGACGTAGAAGATGTCCAGGCATTTTATAAGGCGTATGCAAGACGAAGAGGTTTTTCAATGCGGACCAACCATACTAGATTgtcaaaagaagagaaaaaattgattgcGGTGGACTATGTTTGTTCAAGAGAAGGATTTCGGCGTGAAAGTCGCAAACAAAAGGAACGAACCATTCCTGAACCTGCTGAGACAAAAATTGGATGTAAAGCAATAATGGCAATAAGAAAAGACGGTGAACAGTGGGCAGTAACTAAGTTTGTTCCTGAACATAACCACGAGCTACTTACaccaagaagtacaagtttgcTCCGTAGACATAGAGGAGTGACACGTGCTCAAAAAAAGCTTATTCTCACTTTGAATGAGTCTGGTGTACCGACAAGAAAGATAATGTCGGTGCTAAGTAAAGAATCAGGTGGTGACTTTAACGTTGGATGCATTGGCAAGGACGTGGAAAATTTCTtgggaaataaaagaagaaaattatttgaagagggAGATGCACAAAGGTTATATGCTTACTTTCTTGATAGACAATGCAAAGAACCTGGGTTTGTATACTCCATGCAAGTTGATGAGAATGGATGTATGGGATCTTGTTTTTGGGCAGATGCAAGGTCAAGGGCTGCATACCAATACTTTGGGGATGTTCTGACTTTTGATGCCACGTAtttgacaaatatatataagatgccATTTGTGCCATTTTCTGGAGTTAACCATCATCACCAAACCATAATGTTTGGTTGTACCTTATTGGTTAATGAAACAGCAGAATCCTATACATGGTTGTTGAGAACATGGCAAGAGGCAATGCTTGGGAAGGCTCCTAAAACTATAATTACCGATGACGACAAAGCGATGGCAAAGGCCATTGTAGAGGTACTACCAAACACAACTCATAGGTTGTGCTTGtggcatattttacaaaaatttcctGAACATTTAGCCCATGTGTATAACAAATTTCCGGACTTCCAAAAAGATTTTCGCCATTGTATCCATGAGACTATCACGATtgatgagtttgaagaagaatgGACATCAATATTGCTTAAGTATGGGCTAATAGATAACACTTGGCTGCAAAATCTTTATAACCGACGGGAAATGTGGGTTCCAGCTTACTTGCGAAGTACATTTTGTGCTGGTATGTCAACAACTCAAAGGAGTGAAAGCATGAACAAGTTTTTCAAGGATTATGTTCGTTCAAGCACTATGGTGAGTGACTTTGTGCATCAATATGAGAAAGCATTAAATGCACGTTactttaaagagaaagaaaaggatgtGCGAACAATATCTACACGAGCAATATTGAAGACGGGTTacaaaattgaagaagaggCGGCCTTAGTCTATACAAGAAagtcttttatgaaatttcaagaTGAGCTTTTCAGTAGCCAACGATACAAGTCAACCAAATTTCAAAGTGATGGTGAAAGCAAGACATATGGAGTGACACCTCAGTGTAAAGAAAGCCCTGTCTATTATGTGACATTGGAGTCCGGACAAGAAAAGGCAACATGCACATGCCACATGTATGAGTTTATGGGAATTATTTGTAGGCATATTCTATGTGTCTTTGGCAAGAAATTCAAATTAGATATGTTGCCACGGCAATATATTCTAGAGAGATGGACAGTTAATGCTAAGAGTCGAGCCATTCTTGAAATCCCAACTTCTGAAGCACATGTAACAACACAAGATGATCCTACCATGAGGAAAAGCAAGTTAGCGATgcaattttatgagattttagaaCTTGGGTCACAATCAATACAAAAATTCAATCACCTCTCTCTTGCATTAGACAAGGTCCACAAAGAGTTGCTTTTAATTGAAGATGGTCAGGAAAAAAATTCAACCAATGATTCTGCGATGTTAAGAAGTCAGGTTGTATCAAATTTTTCACAAATGATACAGGATCCTCCACGGGTGCCAACAAAAGGACGACCAAAATCTTTGAGAAATAAGAATCCAAAAGAGACTCAACCACCAAAGAAAAGACATTGTAGCATTTGCAAGAATGAGGGACATACTAAGAATAACTGTCCTTCAGTGAG GGATTTTGGGCATACGACTGACAACGTGTCTCAGAACTTGGATCAGAACTTGGATCTTTAA